From Bacillus pumilus, one genomic window encodes:
- a CDS encoding redox-sensing transcriptional repressor Rex produces MNIDQSKIPQATAKRLPLYYRFLKNLHASGKQRVSSAELSDAVKVDSATIRRDFSYFGALGKKGYGYNVDYLLTFFRKTLDQDEMTNVMLIGVGNLGTAFLHYNFIKNNNTKISMAFDVNESKIGSEIGGVPVYDLDKLEEHVQEVGDIPVAILTVPAVAAQSITDRLIALGIKGILNFTPARLNVPEHIRIHHIDLAVELQSLVYFLKHYSVTQED; encoded by the coding sequence ATGAATATAGATCAGTCAAAAATTCCACAAGCGACAGCCAAACGTTTGCCGCTATATTACCGTTTTTTAAAAAATCTGCATGCATCAGGAAAACAAAGGGTGTCATCGGCAGAGCTTAGTGATGCAGTCAAAGTGGATTCTGCCACCATTCGCCGAGATTTTTCGTACTTTGGTGCACTTGGGAAGAAAGGGTATGGCTATAATGTCGATTACCTCTTGACCTTCTTCAGAAAGACACTTGACCAAGATGAAATGACCAATGTCATGCTCATCGGTGTCGGGAATTTAGGGACTGCTTTTTTACACTATAATTTCATCAAAAATAATAATACAAAAATTTCAATGGCTTTTGACGTCAATGAGAGTAAAATAGGAAGTGAGATAGGCGGCGTGCCTGTCTATGATTTGGATAAGCTTGAAGAGCATGTTCAAGAGGTAGGAGATATTCCTGTTGCCATTTTGACAGTACCTGCCGTAGCAGCTCAATCCATTACAGATCGTTTGATTGCCCTTGGCATCAAAGGAATCCTTAACTTTACGCCGGCTCGATTGAATGTGCCGGAACACATTCGAATTCATCATATAGATTTGGCGGTTGAACTTCAGTCTCTTGTGTATTTCTTAAAGCATTACTCTGTTACACAGGAGGATTGA
- the tatC gene encoding twin-arginine translocase subunit TatC — protein sequence MSFMNVKDMPLMEHIVELRKRLVIIAMFFVAFMVAGFFLAKPVIVYLQNTDEAATLTLNAFKLTDPLYVFMQFAFVIALVLTCPVILYQLWAFVSPGLYEKERKVTLAYIPIALLLFLSGVAFSYFILFPFVVDFMMRMSNDLNVEQVIGIHEYFTFLMQLTLPFGFLFQMPVVLMFLTRLGIITPMFLSKIRKYAYFVLLVIAALITPPELVSHLMVTLPMLVLYEVSIVISRVTYRKMQQTETEEKKNYDVS from the coding sequence ATGAGCTTCATGAATGTCAAAGATATGCCGCTTATGGAGCATATTGTGGAACTGCGAAAACGTTTAGTGATCATTGCGATGTTTTTTGTCGCCTTTATGGTGGCTGGTTTTTTTCTTGCTAAGCCGGTCATTGTGTATTTACAAAATACCGATGAAGCGGCCACACTGACACTGAATGCATTTAAGCTCACAGATCCGCTGTACGTGTTTATGCAGTTCGCATTTGTCATTGCTTTGGTTTTGACGTGTCCCGTGATTTTATATCAGCTTTGGGCGTTTGTCAGCCCCGGCTTATATGAAAAAGAGAGAAAGGTGACACTTGCTTATATTCCGATTGCACTGCTTTTATTTTTGAGCGGTGTGGCTTTCTCTTATTTTATTTTGTTTCCGTTTGTCGTTGATTTTATGATGCGGATGTCGAATGATTTAAATGTAGAGCAAGTCATTGGGATTCATGAGTATTTTACATTTCTGATGCAGTTAACACTTCCATTTGGCTTTTTGTTTCAGATGCCCGTTGTGTTGATGTTTCTCACAAGACTTGGCATCATCACACCGATGTTTTTATCAAAAATACGGAAGTATGCCTATTTTGTCCTCCTTGTCATTGCCGCACTCATTACACCGCCAGAGCTTGTTTCTCACCTCATGGTCACCTTGCCGATGCTCGTTTTGTATGAAGTGAGTATTGTCATTTCAAGAGTGACCTATCGCAAAATGCAGCAAACAGAGACAGAGGAGAAAAAAAATTATGATGTCTCATAA
- a CDS encoding NUDIX hydrolase: MKQEKLNILNEQHEAIGVAPRSDVHAQGLWHETFHFWLLKKEHDTVYLYFQLRSPAKKDFPALFDITAAGHLLANEQPSDGMREVEEELGLTVPFEDLSFAGVIQDEIHLPDFTDREFCHVYLYVHQEEQMNIQLQKEEVAGLYRAKLMDAQQLFTRKCENMQLDGFEVDESGERCEESRVVCIQDFVPHEPAYYQHLFQAINQFLLQ; this comes from the coding sequence ATGAAACAAGAAAAACTGAACATCTTAAATGAGCAGCATGAAGCGATTGGAGTTGCACCCCGTTCAGATGTCCACGCCCAAGGTCTTTGGCATGAAACCTTTCATTTCTGGCTTCTCAAAAAGGAACATGACACCGTGTATCTCTATTTTCAGCTAAGAAGCCCCGCAAAAAAAGATTTTCCTGCTCTGTTTGATATCACAGCAGCAGGCCACCTTCTTGCAAATGAACAGCCTTCTGACGGTATGAGAGAGGTAGAAGAAGAGCTTGGTCTTACTGTCCCTTTTGAAGATCTATCCTTTGCAGGTGTTATACAGGATGAAATTCATCTACCCGATTTTACTGATCGTGAATTTTGCCATGTCTATCTTTACGTCCATCAAGAAGAGCAGATGAACATTCAATTACAAAAAGAAGAAGTCGCTGGACTTTACAGAGCAAAGCTAATGGATGCACAGCAGCTTTTCACAAGAAAATGTGAAAACATGCAGCTTGATGGCTTTGAAGTTGATGAATCCGGAGAACGATGTGAAGAAAGCAGAGTAGTCTGTATACAAGATTTTGTACCGCATGAGCCTGCCTATTATCAGCATCTATTTCAAGCGATCAATCAATTCCTTTTACAATAG
- the tsaB gene encoding tRNA (adenosine(37)-N6)-threonylcarbamoyltransferase complex dimerization subunit type 1 TsaB — MTILAIDTSNHTLGIALVKDSTVIGESITYLKKNHSVRAMPTVEALMKECGVAPSELSKIVVAKGPGSYTGVRIGVTIAKTLAWTLSIPISAVSSLETLAANGQYFDGWISPLFDARRGQVYTGLYTFEEGKIKEIKPDQNILLTDWLHELKQTGKPVLFLGQDVHLHEESIRSILGETAVIAEGAFHNPRPSMLAFLGTDRPAEDVHQLVPNYIRLAEAEVKWLEGQK; from the coding sequence TTGACCATACTGGCAATTGATACGTCTAACCATACACTAGGAATTGCCCTTGTAAAAGATTCCACAGTGATTGGTGAGAGCATCACGTATTTAAAAAAGAACCATTCCGTCCGAGCGATGCCGACTGTTGAGGCATTAATGAAAGAATGTGGTGTAGCGCCAAGTGAACTAAGTAAAATCGTTGTAGCGAAAGGACCTGGTTCCTACACTGGTGTCCGAATTGGTGTGACCATTGCAAAAACACTCGCGTGGACGCTGTCTATCCCGATATCGGCTGTTTCAAGTTTAGAAACACTTGCGGCAAATGGTCAATATTTTGATGGATGGATCTCGCCACTATTTGATGCGAGAAGAGGACAAGTTTATACTGGGCTATATACGTTTGAAGAAGGAAAAATCAAAGAGATCAAACCAGACCAAAATATCTTGCTCACGGATTGGCTTCATGAGCTGAAGCAGACAGGAAAGCCTGTCCTATTTCTTGGGCAGGATGTGCATCTTCATGAAGAGAGCATTCGCTCCATTTTAGGAGAAACTGCTGTGATAGCAGAGGGAGCTTTTCATAACCCAAGACCTTCAATGCTTGCGTTTTTAGGGACAGATCGTCCTGCTGAAGATGTTCATCAGCTTGTTCCTAACTATATTCGTTTGGCAGAAGCGGAAGTGAAATGGCTTGAAGGACAAAAATAA
- a CDS encoding CPBP family intramembrane glutamic endopeptidase translates to MKKQYWYIILTYILVQVSAIPYVIIMKWLGFIQTPMTQAELSKLSGTWTIISFCIGLIIILLILRTVPKASLRNEAPVSVGLAIAWIIGGFFLSLFAQSIAGAIEQYAFGIGRESENTQAILSIMDAVPWLVIVIALIGPILEEIIFRKIIFGVIYEKTNFFIGALVSSVVFAAVHNDFAHILLYTAMGFTFAFLYAKTKRIIVPIGAHMLMNSLVILVQIEPVRKMIEEQSQTMQMIIGGFFS, encoded by the coding sequence TTGAAAAAACAATATTGGTACATCATCTTAACGTATATATTGGTACAGGTTTCTGCAATTCCTTATGTGATCATTATGAAATGGTTAGGATTCATTCAAACACCGATGACACAAGCAGAGCTCTCTAAATTGTCAGGAACATGGACAATCATCAGCTTCTGTATCGGATTAATCATTATTCTGCTCATTCTTCGGACTGTACCAAAAGCTTCACTTCGAAATGAAGCACCGGTTTCAGTCGGTTTAGCTATCGCCTGGATCATTGGCGGTTTCTTTCTTTCCCTCTTTGCACAATCGATTGCAGGAGCGATTGAACAATATGCATTTGGCATTGGCCGTGAATCCGAAAATACTCAAGCCATCTTATCCATTATGGATGCAGTTCCATGGCTTGTAATTGTCATCGCCCTGATTGGACCGATATTAGAGGAAATCATTTTCCGAAAAATCATTTTTGGTGTGATTTATGAAAAAACGAACTTCTTTATTGGAGCGCTTGTCAGTTCAGTGGTATTCGCAGCTGTACACAATGATTTTGCTCATATCTTACTTTATACCGCGATGGGCTTTACCTTTGCCTTTTTATATGCGAAAACAAAACGTATCATTGTTCCAATCGGTGCACATATGCTGATGAACTCGCTCGTCATTCTTGTGCAGATTGAGCCAGTAAGAAAAATGATTGAAGAACAATCTCAAACAATGCAAATGATTATTGGAGGCTTTTTCTCATGA
- a CDS encoding ATP-binding cassette domain-containing protein — translation MMILQVNQLSKSFGADTVLTNIKLEVKARDRIAIVGRNGAGKSTLLKIIAGQLSYEQGEIIKPKDLSIGYLAQHTDVTSTRKLKDELLSVFDHLKRMEQEMRTIEEKMASSTGSELDSLMKTYDRLQQEFKDQGGYQYEADVRSILHGLGFSHFEDETTVQSLSGGQKTRLALGKLLLMKPELLILDEPTNHLDIDTLSWLEQYLQNYTGAILIVSHDRYFLDKVVNHVYEVSRTAMKKFAGNYSKYLELKAEQLERDMKLYEKQQEEISKLQDFVDRNLARASTTKRAQSRRKQLERMDRLDKPLGDEKSANFHFDITRQSGNDVLKVHDLDIRYDEKTPLLSSLSFQIKREDSVALIGPNGIGKSTLLKTLTNTLTPVKGDITFGSHVTIGYYDQEQAKLTSSKKVLNELWDDYPHMNEKEIRTCLGNFLFSGDDVLKPVHALSGGEKARLALAKLMLQKANFLILDEPTNHLDLDSKEILENSLIDYPGTILFVSHDRYFINRLATKVFELSRAETKEYLGDYDYYLEKKNEQLELEALQENEPLKKQAAKPVETAKLSYAEEKELKKKERQKQRRIEEIEKRIAVIEEKLGENEELLCDPAIFQNHEKVQDIQTENDTLNQELESLFAEWEELSES, via the coding sequence ATGATGATTCTACAAGTGAATCAGCTGTCCAAATCATTTGGTGCTGATACCGTTTTAACGAATATAAAATTGGAAGTCAAAGCAAGGGATCGGATTGCCATTGTAGGTCGTAACGGCGCAGGCAAATCCACCCTTTTGAAAATCATTGCCGGTCAATTGTCTTACGAGCAAGGTGAGATCATCAAACCGAAAGACCTATCGATCGGCTATTTAGCACAGCATACCGATGTGACGTCTACACGTAAGTTAAAAGACGAATTATTATCGGTTTTTGATCATTTAAAAAGGATGGAACAAGAGATGAGAACCATTGAGGAGAAAATGGCTTCCTCCACAGGTTCTGAGCTGGATTCCCTCATGAAAACCTATGACAGACTGCAGCAGGAATTTAAAGATCAAGGCGGCTATCAATACGAAGCTGATGTCCGCTCCATTCTTCATGGGCTGGGCTTTAGTCACTTTGAAGATGAGACAACCGTTCAATCCTTAAGCGGCGGCCAGAAAACCCGTCTAGCGCTTGGAAAGCTCTTATTAATGAAACCAGAACTCTTAATTCTGGACGAGCCGACCAACCATTTAGATATTGATACCTTATCATGGCTGGAGCAGTATTTGCAAAATTATACAGGCGCCATTCTGATCGTGTCCCATGACCGCTACTTCTTAGACAAAGTGGTGAACCATGTATATGAAGTCTCAAGAACTGCCATGAAAAAGTTCGCAGGCAACTATAGTAAGTATCTTGAACTGAAAGCTGAGCAGCTAGAGCGTGATATGAAGCTCTACGAAAAGCAGCAAGAAGAAATCTCAAAGCTCCAAGACTTCGTAGATCGCAACCTGGCAAGAGCCTCAACCACAAAGCGCGCTCAGAGCAGACGCAAGCAGCTGGAACGGATGGATCGTTTAGATAAGCCATTAGGTGATGAAAAATCCGCAAACTTTCATTTTGATATTACGAGACAAAGCGGCAATGATGTGCTGAAGGTACATGATCTCGACATTCGTTATGATGAAAAAACACCACTCCTATCCTCCCTTTCTTTTCAGATCAAACGTGAGGATAGCGTGGCACTCATTGGTCCTAACGGGATCGGGAAATCAACCCTTTTAAAAACGTTAACGAACACATTAACGCCTGTAAAAGGCGACATCACCTTTGGATCTCATGTCACGATCGGCTACTATGACCAAGAACAAGCCAAACTGACATCATCCAAAAAAGTGCTCAATGAGCTTTGGGATGACTATCCTCATATGAATGAAAAAGAAATTCGGACATGTTTAGGGAATTTCCTTTTTTCTGGTGATGACGTCTTAAAGCCCGTTCATGCATTAAGCGGTGGAGAAAAAGCCCGGCTTGCCCTGGCAAAGCTGATGCTCCAAAAAGCCAATTTCCTGATACTTGATGAGCCTACGAACCATTTGGACTTAGATAGTAAGGAAATTTTAGAGAATTCGCTGATCGATTATCCAGGAACCATCTTATTTGTCTCGCATGACCGTTATTTTATTAATCGACTAGCAACGAAAGTATTCGAGCTGTCGCGAGCGGAAACAAAAGAATACCTTGGTGACTATGACTACTACCTTGAAAAGAAAAATGAACAATTAGAGCTTGAGGCGCTTCAAGAAAATGAACCGCTTAAAAAACAAGCAGCAAAGCCAGTAGAAACAGCAAAGCTTTCTTATGCGGAAGAAAAAGAACTGAAAAAGAAAGAAAGACAAAAGCAGCGCAGAATCGAGGAAATTGAAAAGCGGATTGCTGTCATTGAAGAGAAACTTGGTGAAAATGAAGAGCTTCTATGTGATCCTGCTATTTTCCAAAATCATGAGAAGGTCCAAGACATTCAAACAGAAAATGATACACTTAATCAAGAGCTTGAATCACTTTTCGCGGAGTGGGAAGAGCTATCCGAATCTTAA
- the thiL gene encoding thiamine-phosphate kinase, producing the protein MDEFDLIRRITPKETHQRSLVMGIGDDASVYQPHSHCEEVVCVDTMVEYVHFRFDFSTPFEIGFKALAVNVSDIAAMGGTPKYYLVSIAIPPHGDETIVSALYEGMKALADTYHMDLIGGDTVATRSDFVITVTVIGEVPKGTACYRHSAQTGDVVFVTGELGSSAAGLSLLMNEVTPTKAVDKAFFLERHKKPQPHIAAGHICSSFPRVTLNDVSDGLASELNEIAEASHVTIEIEANKLPAHPDLPVLRKDWLEWVLFGGEDFVLTGTIPEADWESFEMQCRKEDIQVKRIGQVKGDQAASVILKDNEQQTMLMKKGYNHFKK; encoded by the coding sequence ATGGATGAATTTGATCTTATTCGCCGAATTACACCAAAAGAAACACATCAGCGTTCTTTGGTTATGGGCATCGGTGATGATGCAAGTGTTTATCAACCTCATTCACATTGTGAAGAGGTCGTTTGTGTTGATACAATGGTGGAGTATGTTCATTTTCGTTTTGATTTTTCCACACCTTTTGAGATTGGCTTTAAAGCACTAGCGGTCAATGTCAGTGATATTGCCGCAATGGGAGGAACCCCAAAGTATTATCTTGTATCGATTGCGATCCCCCCTCATGGTGATGAGACGATCGTCTCAGCTCTTTACGAGGGAATGAAAGCATTGGCTGACACCTATCATATGGATTTAATTGGTGGAGATACGGTCGCCACTCGCAGTGACTTTGTCATTACAGTGACGGTCATTGGCGAGGTTCCCAAGGGAACAGCTTGTTATCGTCACAGTGCTCAGACAGGAGACGTCGTCTTTGTCACAGGTGAGCTTGGTTCATCAGCTGCTGGCTTATCACTTTTAATGAACGAAGTAACCCCTACCAAGGCAGTCGACAAAGCCTTTTTTCTTGAGCGTCATAAAAAGCCTCAGCCTCACATTGCTGCTGGACATATTTGCTCAAGCTTCCCACGGGTCACCTTGAATGATGTGAGTGATGGATTAGCGAGTGAGCTGAATGAGATAGCCGAAGCGAGTCATGTGACGATTGAGATAGAAGCAAACAAGCTCCCCGCACATCCAGATTTACCAGTGCTGCGTAAAGACTGGCTGGAATGGGTGTTATTTGGCGGGGAAGACTTTGTATTAACTGGTACGATTCCAGAGGCTGATTGGGAAAGCTTTGAAATGCAATGTAGAAAAGAAGACATTCAAGTCAAACGCATTGGACAAGTCAAAGGTGATCAAGCAGCAAGCGTTATATTAAAAGACAATGAACAGCAAACAATGTTAATGAAAAAAGGATATAATCATTTTAAGAAATGA
- the groES gene encoding co-chaperone GroES produces the protein MLKPLGDRVIIELVESEEKTASGIVLPDSAKEKPQEGKIVAAGSGRVLESGERVALEVNTGDRIIFSKYAGTEVKYEGKEYLILRESDILAVIG, from the coding sequence ATGTTAAAGCCATTAGGCGATCGCGTAATCATTGAACTCGTTGAATCTGAGGAAAAAACCGCTAGCGGTATTGTGTTACCGGATTCTGCAAAAGAAAAACCGCAAGAAGGTAAAATTGTTGCAGCAGGTTCAGGCCGTGTACTTGAAAGTGGTGAGCGCGTTGCGTTAGAAGTAAACACAGGCGACCGCATTATCTTCTCAAAATATGCAGGCACTGAAGTGAAATATGAAGGCAAAGAATATTTAATCCTTCGTGAGAGCGACATTTTAGCTGTTATTGGTTAA
- the tsaD gene encoding tRNA (adenosine(37)-N6)-threonylcarbamoyltransferase complex transferase subunit TsaD, whose protein sequence is MSEQTDRFILGIETSCDETAASIVKNGKEIVANVVASQIESHKRFGGVVPEIASRHHVEQVTIVLEEVMTQANMSFQDLDAIAVTEGPGLVGALLIGVNAAKALSFAHQIPLVGVHHIAGHIYANQLVDELQFPCLALVVSGGHTELVLMKEHGSFEVIGETLDDAAGEAYDKVARTMGLPYPGGPHIDRLAHEGEPTIKLPRAWLEEGSYHFSFSGLKSAVINTLHNASQKGETIAPENLAASFQASVIEVLVGKTLKAAEAYGVKQVVLAGGVAANKGLREALTTAFTKLPDVKVIIPPLSLCTDNAAMIAAAGTIAFEKGIRGDMAMNGQPGLPLVSYE, encoded by the coding sequence ATGAGTGAACAAACAGATCGATTCATATTAGGTATAGAGACAAGCTGTGATGAAACAGCTGCATCCATTGTAAAAAATGGGAAAGAAATTGTGGCGAATGTTGTGGCCTCGCAAATAGAAAGTCATAAACGATTTGGCGGTGTTGTACCAGAAATCGCTTCAAGACATCACGTGGAACAAGTTACCATCGTATTGGAAGAAGTGATGACACAGGCCAATATGAGCTTTCAGGATTTAGATGCCATTGCTGTCACAGAAGGACCGGGCTTAGTCGGTGCCCTTCTGATCGGTGTCAACGCAGCCAAGGCACTGAGCTTTGCTCATCAGATTCCTCTTGTTGGTGTACATCATATTGCTGGGCATATTTATGCAAACCAGCTTGTAGATGAATTACAGTTTCCATGTTTGGCTCTTGTTGTCTCTGGTGGACATACTGAGCTTGTGCTAATGAAGGAGCATGGATCTTTTGAGGTCATTGGAGAAACATTAGATGATGCGGCTGGAGAAGCCTACGATAAAGTGGCTCGGACGATGGGTCTCCCGTATCCAGGTGGACCTCATATTGATCGGTTAGCACATGAAGGAGAGCCAACGATTAAACTTCCTCGTGCATGGCTTGAAGAAGGTTCCTATCACTTTAGCTTTAGTGGATTAAAATCAGCTGTAATTAACACATTACACAATGCATCTCAAAAGGGAGAAACAATTGCTCCAGAGAATTTGGCAGCAAGTTTTCAAGCAAGCGTCATTGAGGTGCTTGTTGGGAAAACATTAAAAGCGGCTGAGGCCTATGGCGTAAAGCAGGTTGTCCTAGCTGGTGGAGTCGCTGCCAATAAAGGACTGAGAGAAGCTTTGACGACAGCATTCACAAAGCTACCTGACGTGAAGGTCATTATTCCGCCGTTATCTCTTTGCACAGACAATGCAGCCATGATCGCTGCTGCTGGAACCATTGCGTTTGAAAAGGGAATAAGAGGCGATATGGCGATGAATGGCCAGCCGGGCTTACCGCTTGTCTCATATGAATGA
- the rimI gene encoding ribosomal protein S18-alanine N-acetyltransferase encodes MTVADIPEVYTIEVHSFTAPWKKESFVYEILHNQYSHYFLIEEDKQPVGYCGVWIVMDDAQITNIAILPEHRGKGYGEALLRYVMEFCKEKKTDHLSLEVRVSNTPAQSLYEKLGFRPASIRKNYYTDNGEDALVMWVNINE; translated from the coding sequence ATGACGGTAGCGGACATTCCAGAGGTGTATACGATTGAAGTGCATTCGTTTACTGCACCTTGGAAAAAAGAATCATTTGTCTATGAGATTCTCCATAACCAGTACAGCCATTATTTCCTCATTGAAGAAGATAAACAGCCTGTTGGGTATTGCGGGGTCTGGATCGTCATGGACGATGCACAAATTACGAACATTGCGATTCTCCCTGAGCATAGAGGAAAGGGCTACGGGGAAGCATTGCTGCGATATGTCATGGAATTTTGCAAAGAAAAAAAGACAGATCATCTTTCTTTAGAGGTGCGGGTTTCGAATACACCTGCACAATCCCTTTATGAAAAGCTTGGTTTCAGACCAGCTTCTATTCGAAAGAATTATTATACGGATAATGGGGAAGATGCATTGGTCATGTGGGTGAATATAAATGAGTGA
- the tsaE gene encoding tRNA (adenosine(37)-N6)-threonylcarbamoyltransferase complex ATPase subunit type 1 TsaE: MKLTWTTKGADETKRIAAALAKLVMPGDVLTLEGDLGAGKTTFSKGFAEGLGITRIVNSPTFTIIKEYTDGRLPLYHMDVYRMEDAEEDIGLEEYFEGEGVCLVEWAHLIGPQLPSTYLKIEMLRTEREEERHLTFSAKGERYKTLCKEMKEFDHTGN; encoded by the coding sequence GTGAAATTAACATGGACGACAAAAGGTGCGGATGAGACGAAACGAATTGCCGCTGCTTTGGCCAAACTTGTGATGCCAGGCGATGTTTTGACATTAGAAGGGGATTTAGGTGCAGGCAAAACTACTTTTTCAAAAGGTTTTGCAGAAGGCTTAGGGATTACCCGTATCGTCAACAGCCCTACCTTTACGATTATTAAAGAATATACCGATGGCAGACTGCCACTTTATCATATGGACGTGTACCGCATGGAAGATGCGGAAGAAGATATTGGGCTCGAAGAATATTTTGAGGGCGAAGGTGTATGCTTGGTTGAGTGGGCACATCTCATTGGACCTCAATTGCCTTCCACCTATTTGAAAATAGAAATGCTGAGAACAGAACGTGAAGAAGAACGTCATCTCACGTTTAGTGCAAAAGGGGAACGCTATAAGACCCTTTGTAAGGAGATGAAAGAATTTGACCATACTGGCAATTGA
- a CDS encoding twin-arginine translocase TatA/TatE family subunit, producing MGPIGPGSLVLIAIVALIIFGPKKLPELGRAAGDTLREFKNATKGLADDQEEKKKKEDQ from the coding sequence ATGGGTCCGATCGGTCCTGGAAGCTTGGTTCTGATTGCGATTGTTGCGCTCATTATTTTTGGGCCGAAAAAGCTTCCTGAATTAGGAAGAGCAGCAGGAGATACATTACGTGAATTCAAAAATGCCACAAAAGGTTTAGCTGATGATCAGGAAGAAAAAAAGAAAAAAGAAGATCAGTAG
- a CDS encoding YdiK family protein, whose protein sequence is MRNPVVWGVIYFAVGVAFTYMAIQNPGDMWSFYSILLMVFAAYNINIAFKMFAFSVKLKKQQQK, encoded by the coding sequence ATGAGAAACCCTGTCGTATGGGGCGTCATTTATTTTGCCGTAGGTGTTGCTTTCACCTATATGGCCATTCAAAATCCAGGTGACATGTGGTCATTTTACAGCATTTTGCTGATGGTGTTTGCGGCCTATAATATCAATATCGCGTTTAAAATGTTTGCCTTCTCTGTCAAACTCAAAAAACAGCAGCAAAAATAA
- the moaC gene encoding cyclic pyranopterin monophosphate synthase MoaC produces the protein MSQFSHFNEQGRAKMVDISDKSSTVRTAVAASSVRMIKEVFHKIQQREIGKGDVLSVAQVAGIMAAKQTSTIIPMCHPLALKGVDISFDWEEDGNAHILNIQVQVKTKGSTGVEMEALTSASVCALTVYDMCKAIDKGMIIGPTYLIEKTGGKNGDFHRASDI, from the coding sequence ATGAGTCAATTTAGCCACTTTAACGAACAGGGAAGAGCAAAGATGGTCGACATTAGTGACAAATCGTCTACAGTGAGAACCGCCGTTGCTGCTTCAAGCGTTCGTATGATAAAAGAAGTGTTTCATAAAATACAACAACGTGAAATTGGAAAAGGGGATGTGCTGTCTGTTGCACAGGTTGCTGGCATCATGGCAGCAAAGCAAACATCTACCATCATTCCAATGTGTCATCCGCTTGCACTAAAAGGCGTGGATATCTCCTTTGATTGGGAGGAAGACGGAAATGCGCACATTCTGAACATACAAGTACAGGTGAAAACAAAAGGAAGTACGGGTGTGGAGATGGAAGCGCTCACTTCTGCTTCAGTATGTGCACTGACCGTTTACGACATGTGCAAAGCGATTGATAAAGGCATGATCATCGGTCCTACCTATTTAATTGAAAAGACAGGCGGGAAAAACGGTGATTTTCACAGAGCATCTGATATTTAA